From a single Pseudomonas serboccidentalis genomic region:
- a CDS encoding AGE family epimerase/isomerase has protein sequence MDTFHPGFSSWLNAPAHQQWLADEGLRLLAFAKASKLPEGFGNLDERGRLPANAQAETMNTARMTHSFAMAHIQGLPGFAGLVDHGIAALRGPLRDALHGGWFAVAEHRDGNTGKNAYLHAFVALAASSAVVAQRPDAQALLDDAIDIIDTYFWCEEEGAMREFFNRDWREEEAYRGANSNMHATEAFLALADVTEDPRWLVRAQRIVERVIHGHAAANGYRVIEHFDRDWQPLREYNHDNPADGFRPYGTTPGHGFEWARLLLHLEAARVKAGMLTPGWLATDAQKLFEQNCRHGWDVDGAPGIVYTLDWDNKAVVRHRLHWTHAEASAAASALLKRTGDAQYEAWYRLFWEFCEGHFIDRCDGSWHHELDPQNRPSADIWPGKPDLYHAWQAVLIPRLPLSPSMATALAQLSRAVPM, from the coding sequence ATGGACACCTTTCACCCAGGCTTCAGCAGTTGGCTGAATGCCCCTGCCCACCAGCAATGGCTCGCCGACGAAGGTCTGCGCCTGCTGGCATTCGCCAAGGCTTCAAAGCTGCCTGAAGGTTTCGGCAACCTCGACGAGCGCGGCCGTCTGCCTGCGAACGCGCAAGCCGAAACCATGAACACCGCGCGCATGACCCACAGCTTCGCCATGGCCCACATTCAGGGCCTGCCGGGGTTCGCCGGACTGGTCGATCACGGCATCGCGGCCCTGCGTGGCCCGTTGCGTGATGCGCTGCACGGCGGCTGGTTTGCGGTCGCCGAACACCGCGACGGCAACACCGGCAAGAACGCCTACCTGCATGCTTTTGTCGCGCTCGCGGCCAGCTCGGCGGTGGTCGCGCAACGTCCCGACGCCCAAGCATTGCTGGATGACGCCATCGATATCATCGACACCTATTTCTGGTGCGAAGAAGAGGGCGCCATGCGCGAATTCTTCAATCGCGACTGGCGCGAAGAAGAAGCCTATCGCGGCGCCAACAGCAACATGCACGCCACCGAAGCGTTCCTGGCGCTGGCCGATGTCACCGAAGACCCGCGCTGGCTGGTGCGCGCGCAACGCATCGTCGAACGGGTGATCCACGGTCACGCCGCCGCCAACGGTTACAGGGTCATCGAACACTTCGACCGCGACTGGCAACCGCTGCGCGAGTACAACCACGACAACCCGGCCGACGGCTTCCGTCCCTACGGCACCACCCCGGGCCACGGTTTCGAGTGGGCGCGGCTGTTGCTGCACCTCGAAGCGGCGCGGGTTAAGGCCGGCATGCTCACCCCGGGCTGGCTGGCGACCGATGCGCAAAAACTCTTCGAGCAGAACTGCCGCCACGGCTGGGACGTCGATGGCGCGCCGGGGATCGTCTACACCCTCGACTGGGACAACAAGGCCGTGGTGCGCCATCGTCTGCACTGGACTCATGCCGAGGCCAGCGCCGCTGCCAGCGCCTTGCTCAAACGCACCGGTGATGCGCAGTACGAAGCCTGGTACCGACTGTTCTGGGAATTCTGTGAAGGCCATTTCATTGACCGGTGCGATGGCAGCTGGCACCACGAACTCGATCCGCAAAACCGTCCGAGCGCCGATATCTGGCCGGGCAAGCCCGATCTGTATCATGCCTGGCAGGCGGTTCTGATCCCTCGTCTACCCTTGTCACCCAGTATGGCAACGGCTCTGGCGCAATTATCCCGGGCTGTTCCTATGTAA
- a CDS encoding ATP-binding protein, translating to MLTESLRRLASKVPVPRSLLGRMLLLTLLAVLFAQTLSSVIWVSQLRATQLEGLVTSARSLAHSMTASVSYFRSLPVAYRPLVLDQLRSMGGTRFVVTLNDKPLGMDVLPITPRKAAVIQAVDEVLRQSLGHDTDISVTFVSPEDLRIFNAGLKLDELPRSWAHYALTLEPVNPPVLVTQIQMAPGEWLYIASLLPEPYTSLEEQGLPAQQVWFIVLTSGFLLLFIGLLVHWQSRPLKRLARAARDLSLGADVEPVAEGGGSEVVEVGRAFNTMRERISRYLTERSQLFSAISHDLRTPITRLRLRVELLEDEQLQAKFGRDLDELELLVKGALQCVKDTDIHENIEPVDLNHVLDCLVEPYLAPNGNGRVTQQGKALAAYPGKPLALKRCIGNLIDNALKYGQNAHLHVDDDERAFVLHVDDEGPGVPEQRLEQVFEPHFRLAGQQQGYGLGLGIARNIAHSHGGEVTLQNLREGGLRVTLQLPRSVD from the coding sequence ATGCTCACTGAGTCGCTGCGCCGGCTCGCCAGCAAGGTGCCGGTGCCGCGTTCGCTGCTGGGGCGGATGCTCCTGTTGACGCTGTTGGCGGTGCTGTTTGCGCAGACCTTGTCGAGCGTGATCTGGGTTTCGCAACTGCGCGCCACCCAGCTCGAAGGTCTGGTCACCAGCGCCCGTAGCCTCGCCCATTCGATGACCGCCAGCGTCAGTTATTTCCGCTCGCTGCCGGTGGCGTACCGACCGCTGGTGCTCGACCAGTTGCGCAGCATGGGCGGCACCCGCTTCGTGGTGACGCTCAACGATAAACCGCTGGGCATGGACGTGCTGCCGATCACCCCGCGCAAGGCGGCGGTGATTCAGGCGGTGGACGAAGTGCTGCGCCAGTCGCTGGGCCATGACACTGATATCTCGGTGACGTTCGTCAGCCCCGAAGACCTGCGGATTTTCAACGCCGGACTCAAGCTCGATGAGCTTCCACGTTCCTGGGCGCATTACGCGCTGACCCTGGAGCCGGTGAACCCGCCGGTGCTGGTCACCCAGATTCAAATGGCCCCGGGCGAATGGCTGTACATCGCGTCGCTGTTGCCCGAGCCCTACACCAGTCTTGAAGAACAAGGCCTGCCGGCGCAACAGGTGTGGTTCATCGTCCTCACCAGCGGCTTTTTGCTGTTGTTCATCGGCCTGCTGGTGCACTGGCAGAGTCGGCCGCTCAAGCGTCTGGCGCGGGCGGCGCGGGATCTGTCGCTGGGTGCCGACGTCGAACCGGTGGCCGAGGGTGGTGGCAGTGAAGTGGTGGAAGTGGGCCGTGCGTTCAACACCATGCGTGAGCGTATCAGCCGTTACCTGACCGAACGCAGCCAGTTGTTCAGTGCGATTTCCCATGATTTGCGCACGCCAATCACCCGCCTGCGCTTGCGCGTCGAGCTGCTGGAAGACGAGCAACTGCAAGCCAAGTTCGGTCGGGATCTGGATGAACTGGAGCTGCTGGTCAAAGGCGCGCTGCAGTGCGTGAAAGACACCGACATCCACGAGAACATCGAGCCGGTGGACCTGAATCATGTGCTCGACTGCCTGGTGGAGCCGTATCTGGCGCCCAACGGCAATGGCCGCGTGACCCAGCAAGGCAAGGCGCTGGCGGCGTATCCGGGCAAGCCTCTGGCGTTGAAGCGCTGCATTGGCAACCTGATCGACAACGCGTTGAAATACGGGCAGAACGCGCACCTGCACGTCGACGATGATGAGCGCGCGTTTGTCCTGCACGTCGACGACGAAGGCCCGGGCGTGCCGGAGCAACGGCTGGAGCAGGTGTTCGAGCCGCATTTTCGTCTGGCGGGGCAGCAGCAGGGTTATGGCCTCGGTTTGGGCATTGCGCGCAACATTGCCCATAGCCATGGCGGCGAGGTGACGTTGCAGAACCTGCGTGAGGGTGGGTTGCGGGTGACGTTGCAGCTGCCGCGTTCAGTAGACTGA
- a CDS encoding response regulator, giving the protein MSSVNKSILLVDDDQEIRELLETYLTRAGFQVRATADGASFRQALNEAPSDLVILDVMLPDEDGFSLCRWVRQHPRQAQVPIIMLTASSDEADRVIGLELGADDYLGKPFSPRELQARIKALLRRAQFGQERGGSEVLAFDEWRLDMVSHRLFHTDGEEVILSGADFALLKLFLDHPQEILDRDTIGNATRGRELMPLDRIVDMAVSRLRQRLRDTEKPPRLIRTVRGSGYQLAANVVAGNAH; this is encoded by the coding sequence GTGAGCTCAGTCAACAAGTCGATATTGTTGGTCGATGACGACCAGGAAATACGCGAGTTGCTGGAAACCTACCTGACCCGCGCCGGGTTTCAGGTGCGGGCCACAGCCGATGGCGCCAGTTTCCGCCAGGCACTCAACGAAGCACCGAGCGATCTGGTGATCCTCGATGTGATGTTGCCCGACGAGGACGGCTTCAGCCTGTGCCGCTGGGTGCGTCAGCATCCGCGTCAGGCGCAGGTGCCGATCATCATGCTCACCGCCAGTTCCGACGAGGCCGACCGAGTAATCGGTCTGGAGCTCGGCGCTGACGATTATCTGGGCAAACCTTTCAGCCCTCGCGAACTGCAAGCGCGGATCAAGGCGTTGCTGCGTCGGGCGCAGTTCGGCCAGGAACGCGGCGGCAGTGAAGTGCTGGCCTTCGACGAGTGGCGGCTGGACATGGTCAGCCATCGGCTGTTTCACACCGACGGCGAGGAAGTGATTCTCTCCGGCGCCGACTTCGCGCTGTTGAAACTGTTCCTTGATCACCCGCAGGAAATCCTCGACCGCGACACCATCGGCAACGCCACCCGTGGCCGTGAGCTGATGCCGCTCGACCGCATCGTCGACATGGCCGTCAGCCGCTTGCGCCAGCGCCTGCGTGACACGGAAAAACCGCCGCGACTGATTCGCACCGTGCGCGGCAGCGGCTACCAACTGGCAGCCAATGTGGTTGCCGGCAATGCTCACTGA
- a CDS encoding glucokinase, with the protein MKLALVGDIGGTNARFALWKNQQLESVQVLATADHATPEEAISLYLSGLGLAPGSIGSVCLSVAGPVSGDEFKFTNNHWRLSRMAFCKTLQVEQLLLINDFSAMALGMTRLQPGEFRVVCEGTPEPLRPAVVIGPGTGLGVGTLLDLGEGRFAALPGEGGHVDLPLGSLRETQLWQHIHNEIGHVSAETALSGGGLPRVYRAICAVDGHEPTLDTPEAITAAGLAGDPIALEVLEQFCCWLGRVAGNNVLTTGGRGGVFIVGGVIPRFADFFLESGFARSFADKGCMSDYFKGIPVWLVTAPYSGLVGAGVALEQSIPVVT; encoded by the coding sequence TTGAAACTGGCTTTGGTCGGTGATATCGGAGGCACCAACGCGCGGTTCGCGTTGTGGAAAAACCAGCAACTGGAATCGGTTCAGGTGCTGGCCACGGCCGACCACGCCACCCCGGAGGAGGCAATCAGCCTGTACCTGAGCGGCCTCGGTCTGGCGCCGGGCTCGATCGGTTCGGTATGCCTGTCGGTGGCGGGGCCTGTGAGTGGTGATGAATTCAAGTTCACCAACAATCACTGGCGCCTGAGCCGCATGGCGTTCTGCAAGACCTTGCAGGTCGAGCAACTGCTGCTGATCAACGACTTCTCGGCGATGGCGCTGGGCATGACCCGCTTGCAGCCCGGCGAATTTCGCGTGGTCTGCGAAGGCACGCCGGAGCCGTTGCGCCCGGCGGTGGTGATCGGTCCGGGCACTGGTCTGGGCGTCGGCACTTTGCTCGATCTGGGTGAGGGGCGTTTCGCGGCATTGCCGGGGGAGGGCGGTCACGTCGATCTGCCGTTGGGCAGCCTGCGGGAAACACAACTCTGGCAGCACATCCACAACGAAATCGGCCATGTCAGCGCGGAAACCGCGTTGAGCGGCGGCGGGTTGCCACGGGTTTATCGGGCGATCTGCGCGGTGGACGGGCATGAACCGACACTCGACACACCGGAAGCGATCACCGCGGCCGGTCTGGCGGGGGACCCGATCGCGCTGGAAGTGCTGGAGCAGTTCTGCTGCTGGCTCGGCCGCGTGGCGGGCAACAACGTGCTGACCACCGGTGGGCGTGGCGGCGTGTTCATCGTTGGCGGGGTGATTCCACGGTTTGCCGACTTCTTCCTCGAAAGCGGTTTCGCCCGCAGCTTCGCCGACAAGGGCTGCATGAGCGATTACTTCAAGGGCATTCCGGTGTGGCTGGTGACGGCGCCGTATTCCGGGCTGGTCGGTGCCGGTGTAGCGCTGGAACAATCAATCCCTGTTGTGACATAA
- the edd gene encoding phosphogluconate dehydratase yields MHPRVLEVTERLIARSRATRQAYLALIRGAATDGPMRGKLQCANFAHGVAGCGSEDKHSLRMMNSANIAIVSSYNDMLSAHQPYEVFPQQIKNALREIGSVGQFAGGTPAMCDGVTQGEPGMELSLPSREVIAMSTAVALSHNMFDGALMLGICDKIVPGLMMGSLRFGHLPTIFVPGGPMVSGISNKEKADVRQKYAEGKATREELLESEMKSYHSPGTCTFYGTANTNQLLMEVMGLHLPGASFVNPNTPLRDALTREAAHQVTRLTKQNGNFMPIGEIVDEKALVNSIVALHATGGSTNHTLHMPAIAMAAGIQLTWQDMADLSEVVPTLSHVYPNGKADINHFQAAGGMSFLIRELLEAGLLHEDVNTVLGHGLSRYTKEPFLENGELVWREGPIESLDENILRPVARAFSAEGGLRVMEGNLGRGVMKVSAVALENQIVEAPAMVFQDQQDLADAFKAGLLEKDFVAVMRFQGPRSNGMPELHKMTPFLGVLQDRGFKVALVTDGRMSGASGKIPAAIHVSPEAYVGGALARVQEGDIIRVDGVKGTLELKVDAAEFAAREPAKGLLGNNIGSGRELFGFMRLAFSSAEQGASAFTSALETLN; encoded by the coding sequence ATGCATCCCCGCGTTCTTGAGGTCACCGAACGGCTTATCGCCCGCAGCCGCGCCACGCGTCAGGCTTACCTTGCACTGATTCGCGGTGCCGCCACTGACGGGCCGATGCGCGGCAAGCTGCAATGCGCCAACTTCGCCCACGGCGTGGCCGGGTGTGGCAGCGAAGACAAGCACAGCCTGCGGATGATGAACTCGGCGAACATCGCCATTGTTTCGTCGTATAACGACATGCTCTCGGCACACCAGCCGTACGAAGTGTTCCCGCAACAGATCAAGAACGCCCTGCGCGAAATCGGTTCGGTCGGCCAGTTCGCCGGCGGTACGCCAGCGATGTGCGATGGCGTGACCCAGGGCGAGCCGGGCATGGAACTGAGCCTGCCGAGCCGCGAAGTGATCGCCATGTCCACAGCAGTGGCGCTATCGCACAACATGTTCGACGGCGCGCTGATGCTTGGCATCTGCGACAAGATCGTGCCGGGGCTGATGATGGGTTCGCTGCGCTTCGGCCATCTGCCGACGATCTTCGTTCCGGGCGGGCCGATGGTCTCGGGGATTTCCAACAAGGAAAAAGCCGACGTGCGGCAGAAGTACGCCGAAGGCAAAGCGACCCGCGAAGAGCTGCTGGAATCGGAGATGAAGTCCTACCACAGCCCAGGCACCTGCACCTTCTACGGCACCGCCAACACCAACCAGTTGCTGATGGAAGTCATGGGCCTGCACTTGCCGGGCGCCTCTTTCGTCAACCCGAACACGCCGCTGCGCGACGCCCTGACCCGCGAAGCCGCGCATCAGGTCACGCGCCTGACCAAGCAGAACGGCAACTTCATGCCGATCGGCGAAATCGTCGACGAGAAGGCGCTGGTCAACTCGATCGTCGCGCTGCACGCCACCGGCGGCTCGACCAACCACACCCTGCACATGCCGGCGATCGCCATGGCGGCGGGCATTCAACTGACCTGGCAGGACATGGCTGACCTCTCCGAAGTCGTGCCGACCCTGAGCCACGTTTACCCGAACGGTAAAGCGGACATCAACCACTTCCAGGCGGCGGGCGGCATGTCGTTCCTGATCCGCGAACTGCTCGAAGCCGGCCTGCTGCACGAAGACGTCAACACCGTGCTCGGCCATGGCCTGAGCCGTTACACCAAAGAGCCGTTCCTGGAAAACGGTGAGCTGGTGTGGCGCGAAGGCCCGATCGAAAGCCTCGACGAAAACATCCTGCGTCCGGTGGCCCGTGCGTTCTCGGCCGAGGGCGGTTTGCGGGTGATGGAAGGCAACCTCGGGCGTGGCGTGATGAAAGTCTCCGCCGTGGCGCTGGAAAACCAGATCGTCGAAGCGCCGGCCATGGTGTTCCAGGATCAGCAGGACCTGGCCGATGCGTTCAAGGCCGGTCTGCTGGAGAAGGATTTTGTCGCGGTGATGCGCTTCCAGGGCCCGCGCTCCAATGGTATGCCCGAGCTGCACAAGATGACGCCGTTCCTCGGTGTGCTGCAGGATCGCGGCTTCAAAGTCGCGCTGGTGACCGACGGGCGCATGTCCGGCGCGTCGGGGAAAATCCCGGCGGCGATACACGTCAGCCCGGAAGCTTATGTCGGTGGTGCTTTGGCGCGGGTGCAAGAGGGCGATATCATCCGCGTCGATGGCGTCAAAGGGACTTTGGAACTCAAGGTCGACGCCGCCGAATTCGCAGCGCGCGAACCCGCCAAAGGCCTGTTGGGCAACAACATCGGCAGCGGTCGTGAACTGTTTGGCTTCATGCGTTTGGCCTTCAGCTCGGCGGAGCAGGGCGCCAGCGCCTTCACTTCTGCCCTGGAGACGCTTAATTGA
- the gap gene encoding type I glyceraldehyde-3-phosphate dehydrogenase, producing the protein MTLRIAINGFGRIGRNVLRALYTQGYRQDLQIVAINDLGDSAINAHLLKYDTVHGTFDAEVAHDNESLTVNGDRISVSAIRNPAELPWAAEKIDVVFECTGLFTDRAKAAAHITAGARKVIISAPAKGADATVVYGVNHDILRQSHQIISNASCTTNCLAPVAQVLHRELGIESGLMTTIHAYTNDQNLTDVYHTDPYRARSATQNMIPSKTGAAEAVGLVLPELAGKLTGMAVRVPVINVSLVDLTVQLKREASADEVNALMKAASQHSKILGYNTLPLVSSDFNHNPLSSIFDANHTKASGKLLKVLAWYDNEWGFSNRMLDNCLALCNAE; encoded by the coding sequence ATGACTCTTCGAATTGCAATCAATGGTTTTGGCCGTATCGGCCGTAATGTCCTGCGCGCACTGTATACCCAAGGCTATCGACAGGATTTGCAGATCGTCGCTATCAACGATCTGGGCGACAGCGCCATCAACGCCCATTTGCTCAAGTACGACACCGTTCATGGCACATTCGACGCCGAAGTGGCCCATGACAATGAGAGTCTGACGGTCAATGGCGACCGCATTTCGGTCAGCGCGATTCGCAACCCGGCCGAGCTGCCGTGGGCCGCGGAAAAGATCGATGTGGTGTTCGAATGCACCGGTCTGTTCACCGACCGCGCCAAAGCGGCCGCGCATATTACTGCCGGCGCGCGCAAAGTCATCATCTCGGCGCCGGCCAAAGGCGCGGACGCCACCGTCGTTTACGGCGTGAACCACGACATTCTGCGCCAGTCGCACCAGATCATCTCCAACGCTTCGTGCACCACCAACTGCCTGGCACCCGTGGCGCAGGTGCTGCATCGCGAGCTGGGCATTGAAAGCGGCCTGATGACCACCATTCACGCCTACACCAACGACCAGAACCTCACCGACGTCTACCACACCGACCCGTACCGCGCGCGTTCTGCCACGCAGAACATGATCCCGAGCAAGACCGGCGCCGCCGAAGCGGTAGGCCTGGTGCTGCCGGAACTGGCGGGCAAACTGACCGGCATGGCCGTGCGTGTACCGGTGATCAATGTGTCGTTGGTGGACCTGACCGTGCAGCTCAAACGCGAAGCCTCGGCCGACGAAGTCAACGCGCTGATGAAAGCCGCCAGCCAGCACTCGAAAATTTTGGGTTACAACACGTTGCCGCTGGTTTCCAGTGACTTCAACCACAACCCGCTGTCGTCGATCTTCGACGCCAACCACACCAAAGCCAGCGGCAAATTGCTGAAAGTGCTGGCCTGGTACGACAACGAATGGGGCTTCTCCAACCGCATGCTGGATAACTGCCTGGCGCTCTGCAACGCGGAGTAA
- a CDS encoding RNA polymerase sigma factor — protein MSQSRFNHVFLSQRTSLLRTIERMVNNHSTAEDLLQETYLRVTRALSERAIDHLEPFVFQTARNLALDHLRARKIHSRTMLDDVPQEVVHSVAAPASSAEDAAHAEQLLERLNVSLSQLSPRQQQIFILSRLHGHSYQEIADELNVSLSTVQKELKLIMSICIGVAERHDSSGKL, from the coding sequence GTGAGTCAATCGCGCTTCAACCACGTCTTCCTCTCTCAGCGCACCTCCCTGTTGCGCACGATCGAGCGGATGGTCAACAACCACAGCACCGCCGAAGACCTGCTGCAGGAAACCTACCTGCGCGTCACGCGGGCGCTGAGCGAGCGCGCCATCGATCACCTTGAACCCTTCGTGTTCCAGACCGCGCGCAACCTGGCGCTGGATCATCTGCGCGCGCGCAAGATCCATTCGCGGACCATGCTCGATGACGTGCCGCAAGAGGTGGTGCACAGCGTCGCCGCCCCCGCCAGCAGCGCCGAAGACGCCGCCCACGCCGAACAATTGCTGGAGCGCCTGAACGTGAGCCTCAGTCAACTCAGCCCGCGTCAGCAGCAGATTTTCATCCTCAGCCGCCTGCACGGGCACAGTTATCAGGAAATCGCCGACGAACTGAACGTGTCCCTCAGTACCGTGCAGAAGGAACTGAAGTTGATCATGAGCATTTGCATCGGCGTCGCCGAACGACACGACAGCAGCGGCAAGCTGTAA
- a CDS encoding FecR family protein — protein MTDTHRSPSPDTAQDAASAMDQALDWLIVLGSADEEQTRQFHAWLAADPLNAEAFAKAQAIWNGPQVVQCAQRLAAKPAKVTLLKRLRPHWKPLATAAVLILGLFSFSNLPMRLQADHLTVVGERQRLQLEDGSKVLLNTNSAFSSTINERQRVARLYQGEAFFEIAANRGQPLEIDAGPVQASVRDTAFAVRYLDGVAQVNVQRGDVDLRATHNDARVRLSAGESIRIGPNGFDRPARLDAATDLAWVQGRLVFENCPLNQVLAELRRYYPGWIINTNEQLADVNVTGNYRLDQPLDVVRSLAHITSARLQEFPALVILN, from the coding sequence GTGACGGACACCCACCGCTCGCCTTCGCCCGACACGGCGCAGGACGCCGCCAGCGCAATGGACCAGGCTCTGGACTGGCTCATCGTGCTCGGCAGTGCGGACGAAGAGCAGACCCGGCAATTTCATGCGTGGCTGGCGGCCGACCCGTTGAATGCCGAGGCGTTCGCCAAGGCCCAGGCGATCTGGAACGGGCCGCAGGTGGTGCAATGTGCGCAGCGTCTTGCCGCGAAGCCTGCGAAAGTCACCTTGCTCAAACGTCTGCGCCCGCACTGGAAACCGTTGGCCACCGCCGCCGTGCTGATCCTCGGCCTGTTCAGTTTCAGCAACCTGCCGATGCGCCTCCAGGCCGATCACCTGACCGTGGTCGGCGAGCGCCAGCGTCTGCAACTGGAAGACGGTTCCAAGGTATTGCTCAACACCAACTCGGCGTTCTCCAGCACCATCAATGAACGCCAGCGCGTGGCGCGGTTGTATCAGGGCGAAGCGTTTTTCGAGATTGCCGCCAACCGTGGCCAGCCGCTGGAAATCGACGCCGGCCCGGTACAGGCCAGCGTGCGTGACACCGCGTTCGCCGTGCGTTATCTGGACGGCGTGGCACAGGTCAATGTGCAGCGCGGCGATGTCGATCTGCGCGCCACACACAACGACGCGCGCGTGCGGTTGTCCGCCGGGGAAAGCATCCGCATCGGCCCCAACGGTTTCGATCGCCCGGCCAGACTTGATGCCGCCACCGACCTGGCCTGGGTCCAGGGCCGACTGGTGTTCGAGAACTGCCCGTTGAATCAGGTGCTGGCCGAACTGCGCCGCTACTACCCGGGCTGGATCATCAACACCAATGAGCAGTTGGCCGACGTCAACGTCACCGGCAACTACCGCCTCGACCAGCCGCTGGACGTGGTGCGCTCCCTTGCCCACATCACCTCGGCGCGCCTGCAGGAATTCCCCGCGCTGGTGATCCTGAACTAA